The following proteins come from a genomic window of Enterococcus gilvus ATCC BAA-350:
- a CDS encoding SDR family oxidoreductase — protein MRESKVIVITGASSGIGEASAKLLAAHGNRVVLGARRESKLREIVEDIRNNAGKAIYQETDVTDNRQVEALVQLAVDTFGRVDVLINSAGIMPHSPLKDKRIKDWDQMIDSNIKGTLYGIGAVLPFMNAQKSGQIINISSVAGHYAHAGGAVYSATKWAVRAISEFLREEVAQDESNVRVTIVSPGAINTNLLSSVTDPTLKKNYETFYDHFGISVDRVATTIQQAIDLPDDAAWNEIIIRPTKQVQ, from the coding sequence ATGAGAGAAAGCAAAGTAATCGTAATTACAGGAGCTTCCAGCGGCATCGGAGAAGCGAGTGCCAAGCTGCTTGCAGCACATGGGAATCGCGTCGTTCTGGGTGCTCGCCGGGAATCTAAACTAAGGGAAATCGTTGAGGATATCCGAAATAATGCTGGAAAGGCTATTTATCAGGAAACAGATGTCACGGATAATCGGCAGGTCGAGGCCCTTGTTCAGTTGGCGGTGGATACCTTTGGAAGGGTCGATGTATTGATCAACAGTGCAGGGATCATGCCTCATTCCCCATTAAAGGATAAGCGGATCAAGGATTGGGATCAGATGATCGATAGTAATATTAAAGGAACGCTTTATGGGATCGGAGCGGTGCTGCCTTTTATGAATGCACAAAAAAGCGGCCAGATCATCAACATTTCTTCGGTGGCTGGTCATTATGCTCATGCTGGCGGTGCCGTGTATTCTGCGACAAAATGGGCCGTTCGTGCCATCAGTGAGTTTTTGCGGGAGGAAGTGGCGCAGGATGAATCGAATGTTCGGGTCACGATCGTTTCGCCGGGCGCGATCAATACTAATTTATTATCTTCGGTCACTGATCCGACTTTGAAGAAAAACTACGAAACATTTTATGATCATTTTGGCATCTCTGTGGATCGTGTAGCGACAACGATCCAACAAGCCATCGACTTGCCTGACGACGCGGCGTGGAACGAAATTATTATTCGCCCGACAAAACAGGTACAATAG
- a CDS encoding histidine phosphatase family protein: MKTIYLMRHGETLFNQQKKIQGWCDSPLTELGKKQALIARDYFVRNKIELDSAYASTSERACDTLELVTDMPYKRVKGLKEWYFGDLEAEHEYLNPPLPYGDFFTKFGGEGEKDFRARVAQTVLELAREDQGKTILMVSHGASCRQFMREWEHKTKIDLQGRIANCCILKFAFEEDQFELLEIINHDFSLIV; this comes from the coding sequence ATGAAAACGATCTATTTGATGCGTCACGGGGAGACGTTATTTAATCAACAGAAAAAAATACAAGGGTGGTGTGACTCGCCTTTAACAGAGCTTGGCAAGAAGCAGGCGCTGATCGCGCGGGATTATTTTGTCAGAAACAAGATTGAGCTGGATAGTGCCTATGCCTCTACCTCGGAAAGAGCCTGTGATACGTTGGAGCTGGTGACAGATATGCCTTATAAACGGGTCAAAGGATTGAAGGAATGGTATTTTGGCGATTTAGAGGCAGAGCATGAATATTTGAATCCACCCTTGCCCTACGGTGATTTTTTCACTAAATTTGGCGGGGAAGGGGAAAAGGACTTTCGTGCACGAGTGGCACAGACGGTTCTTGAACTGGCTCGGGAAGATCAGGGGAAAACGATTTTGATGGTTTCTCACGGAGCATCTTGTCGGCAATTTATGCGGGAATGGGAACACAAAACCAAGATAGATCTACAAGGGAGAATCGCAAATTGCTGTATTCTGAAATTCGCCTTTGAAGAGGATCAGTTTGAGTTGCTGGAAATAATCAATCACGATTTTTCACTCATTGTGTAA
- a CDS encoding FusB/FusC family EF-G-binding protein, producing MTNKQLLLRPSDYWYCKQQIGELVSAYHSVNDKQTIVTLQTLIQGKTEEFFGRDPRLAAYWEKFLDTGMTRETFEKYFEELKAFVQAMDTPSTKQMEKAFRKVKKMNYPDLEAMDFRELSYLGWTDSGTNRKYLIRKIDNRFTGVYGSFSSDVQKGHCAICNQISTVSFFLATTKTSGDGTYTKKGNYICTDSNQCNRQMTQLATLDRFWEIVTN from the coding sequence ATGACGAACAAACAACTATTATTGCGCCCATCTGATTATTGGTACTGCAAACAACAGATTGGTGAGTTGGTCAGCGCCTACCATTCTGTCAATGACAAGCAGACGATCGTGACGCTACAGACATTGATACAAGGAAAGACCGAAGAATTCTTCGGCCGTGACCCTCGATTAGCCGCGTATTGGGAAAAATTTCTTGATACCGGAATGACTCGGGAAACCTTTGAAAAATATTTTGAAGAACTAAAAGCCTTTGTCCAAGCGATGGACACGCCCTCTACCAAACAAATGGAGAAGGCCTTTCGAAAAGTAAAAAAAATGAACTATCCAGATTTGGAAGCAATGGATTTTCGTGAGTTGAGCTATTTAGGTTGGACTGATAGCGGCACGAATCGTAAGTATTTGATTCGAAAGATCGACAACCGCTTCACAGGAGTATACGGCAGCTTCAGCTCGGATGTTCAAAAAGGGCACTGTGCCATTTGCAATCAAATCAGTACAGTGAGCTTCTTCTTAGCTACTACAAAAACTTCTGGCGATGGAACCTATACAAAAAAGGGAAATTACATCTGCACCGACAGCAATCAATGCAATCGGCAAATGACCCAATTGGCTACACTTGATCGTTTTTGGGAAATCGTCACCAATTAA
- a CDS encoding MurR/RpiR family transcriptional regulator: protein MLLIDKLRLQNDLTTTEKRIADYILQHLPTIPAINVADLAKDTYTSHSSVIRLAKKMGYEGFRDFRVAISEVAHSDLYRADPVDANFPFTAQDSTKEIAKKLADLTINTVQRTYAQLDEPALDDAANLLANADRIFLFAQGDSQIRARSFQNKLIKINKFLILADEYADEEWHAASLTSKDCAIFITYRANVPQYERMMKHFLNENIPSLLLTGNSRSHLIPLATRALVFTQEEKDFIKVSTFSSQVAFEYLLDTLFSLLYAKNFQQNLTEFKKKNAWIETGTLSELSKSKEKDEFT from the coding sequence ATGTTATTAATCGATAAGTTGCGGCTGCAAAATGACTTGACCACTACGGAAAAACGGATTGCGGATTATATCCTGCAGCATTTGCCAACGATCCCGGCCATCAATGTCGCTGATTTGGCCAAAGACACGTACACCTCCCATTCTTCAGTGATTCGTCTGGCGAAAAAAATGGGGTATGAAGGATTTCGGGATTTCCGCGTGGCAATCTCTGAGGTAGCCCACAGTGACCTTTATCGGGCTGATCCAGTAGATGCTAATTTCCCTTTTACAGCACAAGATTCTACAAAAGAAATCGCTAAAAAGCTGGCAGATTTGACGATCAACACTGTGCAACGGACCTACGCTCAGCTCGATGAACCGGCTTTGGATGATGCAGCAAATCTATTAGCGAACGCCGATCGAATTTTTCTATTTGCACAGGGGGATTCCCAAATTCGCGCACGCAGCTTTCAAAACAAGTTGATCAAGATCAATAAATTTTTGATTCTCGCAGATGAATATGCCGATGAAGAATGGCACGCTGCCAGTCTTACGAGCAAGGATTGCGCCATTTTTATTACCTACCGGGCAAATGTGCCGCAGTACGAACGGATGATGAAACATTTCTTGAATGAAAACATTCCTTCACTGCTGTTGACGGGGAACAGCCGTTCACATCTGATTCCACTTGCGACTCGGGCACTCGTATTTACCCAAGAAGAGAAGGATTTTATAAAAGTCAGCACCTTTTCGTCACAGGTGGCGTTTGAGTATCTCTTAGATACCCTTTTTTCCCTTTTATATGCCAAAAACTTCCAACAAAATCTGACAGAATTCAAAAAGAAAAATGCCTGGATCGAAACAGGAACACTCTCAGAACTTTCCAAATCAAAAGAAAAAGACGAATTTACTTAA
- a CDS encoding NADH:flavin oxidoreductase: protein MSVLASPIRVGNLEINNRLVLPPMATAKSTENGEVTDALCAYYAEKSAGGSLGLIITEHSFVHPRGQASAGQLSIAKDSDIVGLKKLTTVIHQNQTKAFAQISHAGGLAKQAIIGAEPLSASATVFPKVSRAEGIPKQMTVKEIQHVISAFVAAAVRAKEAGFDGVELHSAHGYLLNQFYSPLINKRRDAYRGDQISGRIKLHLEIIRGIQKQVGMDFPIAVRLGASDYLPGGTSIEDSVIAAKAFEEAGVCLIDVSGGFSFYTHPHTKKEGYFCDLSEVLKKSVHIPVILTGGVVTASAAEDLLVSNKADMIGVGRAILKDSNWASEALAALE, encoded by the coding sequence ATGAGTGTACTGGCATCGCCCATTAGGGTAGGGAATCTTGAAATCAACAATCGCTTGGTGTTACCGCCAATGGCCACAGCAAAATCTACCGAGAATGGAGAAGTGACAGATGCACTTTGCGCGTACTATGCTGAAAAAAGTGCAGGAGGATCACTCGGATTGATCATCACGGAGCATAGCTTTGTCCATCCCCGCGGACAAGCGAGTGCTGGACAATTATCTATTGCGAAAGACAGTGATATTGTGGGCTTGAAGAAATTGACCACAGTCATTCATCAAAATCAGACAAAAGCATTCGCGCAAATCAGTCATGCAGGGGGATTAGCTAAACAGGCGATTATCGGAGCAGAACCCTTAAGCGCAAGTGCAACCGTGTTTCCTAAAGTCTCGCGGGCGGAAGGAATTCCGAAGCAAATGACGGTGAAGGAGATTCAACACGTAATCAGTGCATTTGTTGCGGCAGCAGTAAGAGCAAAAGAAGCAGGTTTCGATGGCGTGGAGCTTCACTCGGCACACGGGTACCTGCTAAATCAGTTCTATTCTCCATTGATCAACAAACGAAGAGATGCCTATCGCGGCGATCAAATCAGCGGTAGAATCAAGCTTCATTTAGAAATTATCCGCGGGATTCAAAAACAGGTCGGTATGGACTTTCCTATTGCTGTTCGATTGGGTGCGAGTGATTATTTACCTGGTGGAACTTCGATTGAAGACAGTGTGATTGCCGCAAAGGCGTTTGAGGAAGCTGGAGTTTGTTTGATAGATGTTTCCGGCGGGTTTAGTTTTTATACGCACCCCCACACGAAAAAAGAAGGCTACTTTTGTGATCTATCAGAAGTCCTCAAGAAAAGTGTACACATTCCTGTTATACTTACTGGGGGCGTGGTGACGGCTTCCGCTGCAGAAGATCTTCTAGTAAGTAATAAAGCAGATATGATTGGCGTTGGGCGCGCGATATTGAAGGATTCAAATTGGGCGAGCGAAGCACTCGCGGCATTGGAGTAG
- a CDS encoding GNAT family N-acetyltransferase: MSEVKIVPFEEKYTQEIVDLIIPIQREEFNIQLTVEDQPDLLTIQEEYINTGGNFWVALFDDKVIGTIALVRLENHCGAIKKMFVTKDFRGEKQIGRKLLDTLVNYCKEQGYERLYLGTVEVLKAAQKFYKKNGFELIDKTEMPKDYHLMDVDSVFFMRKLTEN; this comes from the coding sequence ATGTCAGAAGTAAAAATCGTACCGTTTGAAGAAAAATACACACAAGAAATCGTGGATCTGATCATTCCTATTCAGCGAGAAGAGTTTAACATCCAGCTTACCGTTGAGGATCAGCCAGATCTGTTAACGATCCAAGAAGAATATATCAATACGGGAGGCAACTTTTGGGTCGCGCTGTTTGATGATAAGGTGATCGGGACGATCGCGCTTGTACGATTAGAAAATCACTGCGGAGCAATCAAAAAGATGTTTGTCACAAAAGATTTCCGAGGAGAAAAACAGATCGGTCGAAAATTATTGGATACTTTGGTGAACTACTGTAAAGAACAAGGCTATGAGCGGCTTTATTTAGGTACGGTAGAGGTGTTGAAGGCGGCTCAAAAATTTTATAAAAAGAACGGCTTTGAGTTGATCGATAAAACAGAGATGCCAAAAGATTATCATTTGATGGATGTCGATAGCGTTTTTTTCATGAGAAAATTAACTGAAAACTAA
- a CDS encoding MarR family winged helix-turn-helix transcriptional regulator, translated as MDTQEVRKFNRYYTRILGVFDQKVFDLDYSMIEMRILGEIGRHPNVTANDLTKCLNIKKSYLSRKLSKLERNSYIYKEKSSEDSRSMHLFLTEEGTALNRYVEAQSDQKMQELLAPLNNEEQQQLVQAMKTIEKILYQVVPNELEE; from the coding sequence ATGGATACGCAGGAAGTAAGGAAATTCAATCGTTATTACACGAGAATCTTAGGCGTCTTCGATCAAAAAGTATTTGATCTGGATTATTCCATGATCGAAATGCGGATTTTGGGAGAGATCGGTCGTCATCCTAATGTCACGGCCAATGATCTGACGAAATGTCTAAATATTAAAAAGAGCTATTTGAGTCGGAAATTGAGTAAATTAGAACGAAACAGCTATATTTATAAAGAGAAGAGTTCTGAAGATAGCCGAAGCATGCATCTTTTCCTCACGGAAGAGGGCACGGCGTTGAATCGTTATGTCGAAGCGCAGTCGGATCAAAAAATGCAGGAGCTGTTAGCACCTCTAAATAATGAGGAGCAGCAGCAATTGGTTCAGGCTATGAAAACGATCGAAAAAATTTTGTATCAAGTCGTTCCTAATGAGTTAGAAGAATAA
- the amaP gene encoding alkaline shock response membrane anchor protein AmaP produces MNRGIKAIGILFSVLLMSVLLMVIAISSPYLTLPFGIRRNNFLMTTLSNDYFRQYLFWLALVFAVVVLIFILFLIFYPKGKQTFVLKENKGRLSFSKQAIEGFVRSKIEGVGFVDSPQVKVRATKNKIKVKVKGNLNRTSAHIGKTGTLMEDIQKELQEILGSREQVKVDVAYTSFEEHQTTENQSRVK; encoded by the coding sequence ATGAATCGTGGAATAAAAGCAATCGGTATTCTTTTCTCTGTGTTGTTGATGTCAGTATTATTGATGGTAATCGCAATCAGTTCTCCCTATTTGACTCTTCCTTTCGGTATCCGACGAAACAATTTCTTAATGACAACGTTGTCCAACGATTATTTTCGTCAGTATCTCTTTTGGTTAGCTTTAGTATTCGCTGTAGTAGTACTGATTTTTATCTTGTTCCTTATTTTTTATCCAAAGGGAAAACAGACGTTTGTTTTGAAAGAAAACAAAGGCCGTTTATCCTTTAGCAAACAAGCGATAGAAGGATTTGTCCGTTCCAAGATCGAAGGAGTTGGGTTCGTGGACTCACCGCAAGTCAAGGTTCGTGCAACCAAGAACAAGATCAAGGTCAAAGTAAAAGGCAATTTAAATCGAACGTCTGCCCACATCGGAAAAACAGGAACGTTGATGGAAGACATTCAAAAGGAATTGCAGGAAATTTTAGGTAGCCGTGAACAGGTCAAAGTAGATGTCGCTTATACATCATTTGAAGAACATCAGACGACTGAAAATCAGTCACGCGTGAAATAG
- a CDS encoding Asp23/Gls24 family envelope stress response protein, translating to MVENFEKKNLNEKAEASTPTHSNPTHNNHESDEVKGEVSYDDKVIQKIIGVAIEQIDGLLTVDGGFFSNVAGKLVNTDNVTAGIETEVGKKQVAVDMDVVVEYGKDITEVANKIKRVVRDEVGKMTHLDVIEVNIHVVDIKTKEEFEQDSETVQDKVTSAAKTTGEFASEQTEKAKDAAGRGTDKAKEKIDENREPRVE from the coding sequence ATGGTAGAAAATTTTGAAAAGAAAAATTTAAACGAGAAGGCAGAAGCTTCGACACCGACTCATTCAAATCCCACACATAACAATCATGAGTCTGATGAAGTCAAAGGGGAAGTTTCGTACGACGACAAAGTGATTCAAAAAATCATTGGTGTCGCAATCGAACAAATCGATGGCTTGTTAACAGTTGATGGCGGCTTTTTCTCAAACGTTGCGGGCAAATTAGTAAACACAGATAACGTGACTGCAGGTATCGAAACAGAAGTCGGCAAGAAGCAAGTAGCTGTGGATATGGACGTTGTGGTGGAATATGGAAAAGATATCACTGAAGTAGCCAACAAGATCAAACGAGTGGTTCGTGATGAAGTCGGCAAAATGACACATTTAGATGTTATTGAAGTGAATATTCACGTTGTTGATATCAAAACAAAAGAAGAGTTTGAACAAGATAGTGAAACAGTACAGGACAAAGTAACAAGTGCTGCTAAAACAACAGGCGAATTCGCCTCAGAACAAACAGAAAAAGCAAAAGACGCAGCAGGACGCGGAACAGATAAAGCAAAAGAAAAAATCGATGAAAACCGCGAACCGCGTGTCGAGTAA
- a CDS encoding YczE/YyaS/YitT family protein — protein MKEYSVRLIKLVVGLFLFALGSFLTIQANIGLASWEAFSIGIANLTNQTYGNILIISGFAILVIDVALKERIGVGTILNTILIGTFADMIQAMGIIPQMTHFLPGVVMLLLGQIAICVGSYFYIGASLGCGPRDALMVAFGKRMPNVPIGLVRGIIEGTVLLIGWLLGAKVGIGTVISVFGIGFILETTFKIFHFDVTNVAHESVVDTVKGLHGQEF, from the coding sequence ATGAAAGAGTACAGTGTGCGGTTAATCAAGTTGGTAGTTGGGTTGTTCTTATTTGCGTTGGGGTCCTTTTTGACCATTCAGGCCAATATCGGGCTGGCATCTTGGGAAGCCTTCAGTATTGGGATTGCTAATCTGACGAATCAAACCTATGGAAATATTCTGATCATCAGTGGGTTTGCCATTTTAGTCATCGATGTTGCGTTAAAGGAAAGAATTGGGGTCGGTACGATTTTAAATACCATTTTGATCGGTACCTTCGCGGATATGATTCAAGCTATGGGGATCATCCCGCAAATGACTCATTTTTTACCGGGGGTCGTGATGCTGCTGTTGGGGCAAATCGCCATTTGTGTAGGCAGTTATTTTTACATTGGTGCGTCCCTTGGCTGCGGTCCCAGAGATGCCTTGATGGTAGCTTTCGGGAAGCGAATGCCCAATGTTCCCATCGGTCTCGTTCGAGGAATCATCGAAGGAACGGTCTTGTTGATCGGCTGGCTATTAGGAGCGAAGGTCGGGATCGGGACTGTTATTTCAGTCTTCGGTATCGGCTTTATCCTGGAAACCACATTCAAGATTTTTCATTTTGACGTGACAAATGTCGCCCACGAGAGTGTTGTGGATACGGTGAAGGGACTGCATGGACAGGAATTTTAA
- a CDS encoding flavodoxin, which translates to MKKRFGILAAIVAVATLSACGNTENQSQDSSSTGNKSEDSAPVAPAPEKFRKSLVVYFSVPETDDPENMTQEEENSAVVIGGKVLGNTQYVAQTIQERVGGDIFRIEPDKAYPTDHEELVDLASKEQEEGARPALKEKIETMDQYETIFLGYPNWWGDMPMILYSFLDETDLAGKTIIPFNTHGGSGFSSTIDSIKKEEPSAKVIEDGYSVNRDEAADSKEAVIKWLNDLNI; encoded by the coding sequence ATGAAAAAACGATTTGGGATTTTAGCAGCGATAGTTGCGGTTGCCACGTTGTCGGCTTGCGGCAATACGGAGAATCAGTCTCAAGATTCAAGTTCTACTGGAAATAAGTCAGAAGATTCGGCTCCTGTTGCTCCAGCGCCAGAGAAATTTAGGAAGTCATTGGTGGTTTATTTTTCAGTGCCGGAAACAGATGATCCTGAAAATATGACCCAAGAAGAGGAAAACAGCGCGGTCGTGATCGGTGGGAAAGTTCTAGGCAATACACAATATGTGGCGCAAACGATCCAAGAACGAGTTGGAGGGGACATTTTCCGAATTGAACCTGACAAAGCGTATCCTACAGATCATGAAGAATTAGTGGATCTGGCTAGTAAGGAACAAGAGGAGGGGGCACGACCAGCATTAAAAGAAAAAATCGAAACGATGGATCAGTACGAAACAATTTTTCTCGGCTATCCAAACTGGTGGGGGGACATGCCCATGATCCTTTACAGTTTCTTAGACGAAACAGATCTCGCCGGGAAGACCATCATCCCTTTTAATACTCATGGCGGCAGTGGTTTTTCCTCTACGATCGATTCGATCAAGAAAGAAGAGCCCAGCGCCAAAGTAATCGAAGACGGCTATTCCGTCAATCGTGATGAGGCCGCCGACAGTAAAGAAGCGGTGATTAAATGGTTGAATGACTTAAACATTTAA
- a CDS encoding Gfo/Idh/MocA family oxidoreductase: MLTIAYIGNGKSTNRYHLPFSTKLPEKITVKTIYSPSGRITWEKNPGTTYTSDITDIYNDPEIQLVVVTTPSPLHFKLGKEALEHGKNVLIEKPFTETSDEAKELYRLAEKKGLFVQCYQNRRYDSDFLTVQKVIESGVLGDLLEVEMHYDYFRPEVPESVETFSIGTSYLYGHACHTLDQVISYFGRPDDVHYEVRQLLGDDRMNDYFDLDLFYGRMKVSVKSSYFRLKERPSFVVYGKKGVFVKETKDRQEEHLKMFYIPENKDFGIDLPEHYGTLTYMDEEGTYHEEKVVSEIGDYSRVYEDIYDTLINGKPKVVKDEETLLQIEMLEKGIQPLTR; this comes from the coding sequence ATGCTGACGATTGCCTATATCGGAAACGGAAAAAGTACAAATCGGTATCACTTGCCATTTTCTACGAAACTACCAGAAAAAATCACCGTCAAAACAATCTACTCGCCAAGTGGGCGGATCACTTGGGAGAAAAATCCCGGCACGACGTATACATCGGACATCACTGACATCTACAATGACCCAGAGATTCAATTGGTCGTGGTGACAACGCCCAGTCCGCTGCATTTCAAATTAGGCAAAGAAGCGTTGGAGCACGGAAAAAATGTCCTGATTGAAAAACCTTTTACAGAAACCTCTGACGAAGCCAAGGAATTGTACAGATTGGCGGAGAAAAAAGGATTATTTGTCCAATGTTATCAAAATCGCCGTTATGATTCCGACTTTTTAACCGTTCAAAAAGTAATCGAAAGTGGTGTGTTAGGGGATCTTTTAGAAGTCGAGATGCACTACGATTACTTCCGTCCAGAAGTACCAGAGAGTGTTGAAACCTTCTCTATTGGAACGAGCTACCTGTATGGGCATGCGTGCCACACGCTGGATCAAGTGATCTCGTATTTTGGTCGCCCGGATGACGTCCACTATGAGGTTCGCCAGCTTTTAGGCGACGATCGGATGAATGATTACTTTGATTTGGATTTGTTTTATGGTCGTATGAAGGTTTCAGTGAAATCGAGCTATTTCCGTCTAAAGGAACGTCCTAGCTTTGTAGTCTATGGCAAGAAAGGTGTCTTTGTGAAGGAGACCAAAGACCGCCAAGAAGAACACTTGAAAATGTTCTATATTCCAGAAAACAAAGATTTTGGGATTGATTTACCGGAGCATTACGGGACATTGACGTACATGGACGAGGAAGGGACCTACCATGAAGAAAAGGTCGTTTCTGAAATTGGCGACTATAGCCGCGTCTACGAGGATATTTATGACACGCTGATCAACGGGAAACCTAAAGTTGTCAAAGATGAGGAGACACTGCTGCAAATCGAGATGCTGGAAAAGGGTATCCAACCACTCACACGATAA
- a CDS encoding DUF2273 domain-containing protein, whose translation MKDLFNNYKLPIIFGGLGLILAILFVSIGFFKTLVIIVLTGLGVALGYYFEQTGLLDEFMYKRKNK comes from the coding sequence ATGAAAGATTTATTTAATAACTACAAACTCCCAATTATTTTTGGCGGATTGGGACTCATTTTAGCGATTCTGTTTGTATCCATTGGTTTTTTTAAAACGTTGGTGATCATTGTGTTAACAGGATTAGGTGTAGCGCTAGGCTATTACTTTGAACAAACGGGTCTACTTGATGAATTTATGTATAAAAGAAAGAACAAATGA
- a CDS encoding MerR family transcriptional regulator, with product MNIKEVSEKYELSADTLRYYERIGVIPPITRDKNGYRDFSEKDLNWVYFAKVLRNAGVSIEGLIDYASLSREGGETLGARKAILQEHLDEAEAKISALEEARDYLKYKLDNFDTHMVTYEKEKLQINNELKEE from the coding sequence ATGAATATCAAAGAAGTCAGTGAAAAGTATGAGCTTTCGGCAGACACCTTGCGTTATTACGAACGAATCGGGGTGATCCCGCCGATTACTCGTGATAAAAATGGGTATCGGGATTTTTCTGAGAAGGATTTGAACTGGGTGTATTTCGCCAAAGTTTTACGCAATGCGGGGGTGTCGATCGAAGGATTGATCGATTATGCCAGTCTTTCTCGCGAAGGCGGCGAAACCTTGGGCGCAAGAAAGGCGATTTTGCAGGAGCATTTGGATGAGGCGGAAGCGAAAATCAGTGCATTAGAAGAAGCGCGGGATTATTTGAAATACAAACTAGATAATTTTGATACTCATATGGTCACTTATGAAAAGGAAAAACTCCAAATCAATAACGAGTTAAAGGAAGAGTGA
- a CDS encoding GlsB/YeaQ/YmgE family stress response membrane protein has translation MGLLWSLIIGAVIGAIAGAITGRGNSMGWIANIIAGLVGSALGQALLGSWGPSLAGMALVPSIIGAVILVLIVSFFLGRSK, from the coding sequence ATGGGTTTATTATGGTCATTAATTATTGGAGCAGTTATCGGAGCGATCGCCGGAGCAATTACAGGTAGAGGAAACAGCATGGGCTGGATCGCCAACATTATCGCAGGTTTAGTAGGTTCTGCTTTAGGACAAGCATTATTAGGTTCTTGGGGCCCTTCATTAGCCGGCATGGCTCTAGTCCCATCGATCATTGGTGCGGTCATTTTAGTACTGATCGTGTCATTCTTCTTAGGCAGATCAAAATAA
- a CDS encoding aldo/keto reductase — translation MDNVTLNNGVKMPILGFGVYQISDLEECEEIVYQAITQGYRLIDTAAAYGNEEAVGKAIKRSGVPREELFLTTKLWISDATYEGTKKAFQRSLERLDLEYVDLYLIHQPLNDVYGAWRAMEELYKEGKIKAIGVANFYPDRLIDLAAFNEITPAVNQIEVNPFFQRAADQKAMVEKGVQVEGWAPFAEGKNNLFQNELLQQIGDQYGKSVTQVILRWHIQRGIVAIPKSANVARMQQNFDVFDFELSAEDMDKITTLDQQKSSFFDHREPEAVENLISLVRTTE, via the coding sequence ATGGACAACGTTACATTAAACAACGGTGTGAAGATGCCGATTTTAGGATTTGGTGTTTATCAGATCTCGGACCTTGAAGAATGTGAAGAGATCGTCTATCAGGCGATCACTCAGGGGTATCGTTTGATCGATACCGCGGCAGCTTATGGAAACGAAGAAGCCGTCGGAAAAGCGATCAAACGCAGTGGGGTTCCTCGTGAAGAATTGTTTCTCACGACGAAATTATGGATCAGTGATGCGACGTATGAGGGAACGAAAAAAGCGTTTCAGCGATCGTTGGAACGGCTAGACTTGGAGTATGTGGACCTTTATTTGATTCACCAACCATTGAATGATGTCTATGGTGCCTGGCGTGCGATGGAGGAGCTATATAAAGAAGGCAAAATCAAAGCGATTGGTGTAGCGAACTTTTATCCAGATCGTTTGATTGATTTAGCAGCCTTCAACGAGATCACTCCGGCGGTCAATCAAATCGAAGTCAATCCCTTCTTCCAAAGAGCAGCCGATCAAAAGGCAATGGTCGAAAAGGGTGTGCAGGTAGAAGGTTGGGCACCTTTTGCGGAAGGTAAAAATAACTTGTTTCAAAATGAGCTGCTGCAACAAATCGGGGATCAATATGGCAAATCTGTCACACAAGTCATCTTGCGCTGGCATATTCAACGAGGCATCGTGGCAATTCCAAAATCTGCGAATGTCGCTCGGATGCAGCAAAATTTTGACGTGTTTGATTTTGAATTATCAGCAGAGGACATGGATAAAATAACGACATTGGATCAGCAGAAATCCAGTTTCTTTGATCATCGTGAGCCGGAAGCTGTGGAGAATTTGATAAGTTTAGTAAGAACCACTGAGTGA